The following coding sequences lie in one Phragmites australis chromosome 8, lpPhrAust1.1, whole genome shotgun sequence genomic window:
- the LOC133927186 gene encoding VQ motif-containing protein 22-like — protein MSMAMSDTDSSFAQWARLYDHEHSMEPPTGCADGVAADANIAAAAATSPTSAGSGGSPTKASQKPGVEGGRVVKPARRRSRASRRAPVTLLNTDTANFRAMVQQFTGIPAPPAGSFAGPAGVPVINFSADYGFPPPSAVMSFDHLHRSHQPPATIQDQLRRQQQYTGATFGYNSLHGGSTGDVFAAHGLASVEDRMLLQSMQVAQMPHMPPASAANNNATGFFA, from the coding sequence ATGTCCATGGCGATGAGCGACACCGACTCCAGCTTTGCGCAATGGGCCAGGCTCTACGACCACGAGCACAGCATGGAACCGCCCACCGGTTGCGCGGACGGCGTCGCGGCGGACGCTaacatcgccgccgccgccgcgacgaGCCCAACGTCGGCCGGGTCTGGCGGCAGCCCGACCAAGGCCAGCCAGAAGCCCGGCGTCGAGGGGGGCCGGGTTGTCAAGCCGGCGCGGAGGCGGTCCCGCGCGTCGCGCCGCGCGCCCGTGACGCTGCTCAACACGGACACCGCCAACTTCCGCGCCATGGTGCAGCAGTTCACCGGCATCCCGGCCCCGCCCGCCGGCTCGTTCGCGGGGCCTGCCGGCGTTCCGGTCATCAACTTCTCCGCCGACTACGGCTTCCCGCCTCCCTCGGCCGTCATGTCCTTCGATCACCTCCACCGGAGCCATCAGCCTCCGGCGACAATCCAGGATCAGCTCCGCAGGCAGCAGCAGTACACCGGCGCGACATTTGGTTACAACAGCCTGCATGGCGGCAGCACCGGCGACGTGTTTGCGGCCCACGGGCTCGCGTCGGTGGAGGACAGGATGCTCCTGCAGAGCATGCAAGTGGCTCAGATGCCCCACATGCCGCCGGCGTCCGCCGCTAACAACAACGCCACTGGGTTCTTTGCATGA